The Geotoga petraea region TGCCTGAAGATATTTCAGAGAAATTAGCGCTGGCTGTACTTGATGTTGCAGGAGCACCTGCCCAAGTAGATAAGTTAGTAGAAAAGGATCAAACTGTATGTATTATTGGTGGAGGCGGTAAGTCGGGGATACTATGTACTTATCAGGCCAAGAAAAAAGCTGGAAAAGACGGAAAAGTTATAGTTATTGAATATTCTGAAGAAAATGCAAAAAGATTAAAAGATATGGGAATAGCCGACGAAGTTATTGTGGCAGATGCTACAAAACCAGTTACTGTTTATGAAAAAATTAATGAAATTACAAATGGTGATTTGTGCGATGTTGTTATAAATAACGTGAATGTAGAAGAAACAGAAATGTCTTCTATCTTAATAACAAAAGATGAAGGAGTTGTTTATTTCTTTTCAATGGCGACATCGTTTACGAGAGCAGCTCTTGGAGCAGAAGGTGTCGGAAAAGATATAAGTATGATCATTGGTAACGGTTATACCAAAGGTCATGCAGATTTAAGTTTGCAAATCATTAGAGAATCAAAACAAATAAGGGAACTATTTGAAAAATTGTATATTTAATATGGGAGGTTTTTTGATTGAGAC contains the following coding sequences:
- a CDS encoding zinc-binding dehydrogenase, which codes for MKKGNPFGTHRVINPEGALPQPAKKLDNTMEIYSNEILIDVQTLNVDSASFTQIKNACNSDENKIADMINEIVNERGKLQNPVTGSGGMLIGTVKEIGPDFPDKSLKVGDKIATLVSLSLTPLKIEEILKVNKSTDQVDIKGQAILFESGLYAVLPEDISEKLALAVLDVAGAPAQVDKLVEKDQTVCIIGGGGKSGILCTYQAKKKAGKDGKVIVIEYSEENAKRLKDMGIADEVIVADATKPVTVYEKINEITNGDLCDVVINNVNVEETEMSSILITKDEGVVYFFSMATSFTRAALGAEGVGKDISMIIGNGYTKGHADLSLQIIRESKQIRELFEKLYI